The stretch of DNA ACTCACATTAGAACTCGCAGAAAAGTTTATCGCAGCAGCAAAAGCGAAGGCCGTGAAAGAAGGGTGGGGCATGAGCCTGGCAGTTGTTGATCCCACAGGTCATTTAGTAGCCTTTGCTCGTATGGACAATGCCCGTTGGCTTACTGCCAGTGTGGCACCAAGCAAGGCGTTTACCGCAGCGACTCTACGTCGAACTTCATCTGAGGTCGCAGAACTGGCGAAGCAGCGTCCACAATTGGTTGAAAGTATCGCTAATCTTGCGGGGCGCCCGTTGTTGCTGGCTGGAGGTGGATTGCCGCTGATTGTTAAAGGTGAACTCCTCGGTGGAGTTGGTGCTAGTGGCGGAACTGAAGAACAAGACGTCGAATGTGCAAAGGCAGGGTTAGCAGCGATTGGAGCGGCATGAGAAATGGGGGTTGGCCTCTTTTCGCAGGAGGGATTTGCGAGGAGAGGACACGAAGCGTCATTCCCGCGAAAGCGGGAATCCAGGAGGAATAACTAAAGGCTTCTGCTTGAAGATCCTGGATGCCCGCCTACGCGGGCATGACGAGGAGTGTAGCTAAACTGACTTTTCTGCAAAACCCAAAGCTCGGAGAATACTATGCCGGAATCACTAAAGATCGATCTCAATGTCGAGATTCCCTTACGCGACGGTGTCAAAACCCGCGCGGATATTTACCGGCCAGATGATACGAACAAACATCCTGTGCTGTTGGCGCGGTTACCTTACAGTAAAGATCTCTCACCCATCTCACTCTCGTTGTTGAGTCCGATCCGCGCGGCCAAGAAAGGCTATGTCGTCGTTATCCAAGACACGCGTGGTCGTTTTAAATCAGATGGAAAATTCTCACTGTTTGTTGGTGAAGCCGAGGACGGCTATGACACGGTTGCCTGGTGCGCGGCGCAGCCATGGTCAAGCGGCAAAGTCGGCATGTATGGTGCGTCGTACTTCGGCGCGACGCAGTGGCTTACCGCGACTGCTGCTCCTCCAGCCTTGAAGGCAATGGTGCCGACCATCACCTCATCTGATTATTACGAAGGCTGGACCTATCAAGGCGGCGCGTTTCAGCAAGGGTTCATTCAGTTTTGGACCGCAGGCATGGCTGCCGAAACAGTCGCGCGCTTATCAGATGGTCCGTCAGATGCACGTAAGAAACTCTATGGCGCGATCTTCGACATGCCGGAAGCCTATCGTCGTTTGCCACTGGCTGATTTTCCTCCAGGCACAGTGCCGGGCTTGATGGATCACTACCAAACCTGGCTCAAACATCCTTCGCTCGATGAATACTGGGAAAGTGTACGTATTGAATCAAAGTATGAACAGATTGATACTGCTGCGTTACATATCGGTGGTTGGTACGACATTTTTCTCGAAGGCACGCTACGCAACTTCATCGGCATGCAGAAGCGCGGCAAGAGCACCTGGGCACGACAGAAGCAACGCTTGATCGTTGGGCCGTGGTTACACGGGATGTTTGAACGAGAAGTCGGCGAGCAGGATTTTGGTCCGGGCGCATTGCCGGATGCGCTTGATCTTGGTGGGCAGCATCTCCAATGGTTCGATCATTGTCTGCAAGATCAACCTGACGACGGTTCACCAGTACGACTGTTCGTCATGGGTTCCAACATCTGGCGCAATGAAAACGAGTGGCCACTCGCTCGTGCCGTTGCAACTCGCTACTACCTTACCAGTGATGGTGCGGCGAATAGCCTGCGCGGCGACGGACAGCTGACCACGCAGCCGCCAACACACGCAACCAACGACAAGTTCTTGTACGATCCTGAACGCCCAGTGCCCACTTGCGGTGGTTGTACACTGATGGCTGGTCCGCTCAGTGCTGGACCACGCGACCAACGTGCCGTTGAAGAACGCGATGATGTGCTGGTGTACACCTCAGCTCCGCTTAATGCGCCCCTCGAAGTCACCGGCATGGTTGAGGCCGTTGTGTATGCTGCGACCGATGCTCGTGATACTGACTTCACTGCCAAGCTGGTGGATGTCGCTCCGGATGGTCGTGCGATCAATCTGTGTGACGGCATTATTCGGGC from Deltaproteobacteria bacterium encodes:
- a CDS encoding CocE/NonD family hydrolase, coding for MPESLKIDLNVEIPLRDGVKTRADIYRPDDTNKHPVLLARLPYSKDLSPISLSLLSPIRAAKKGYVVVIQDTRGRFKSDGKFSLFVGEAEDGYDTVAWCAAQPWSSGKVGMYGASYFGATQWLTATAAPPALKAMVPTITSSDYYEGWTYQGGAFQQGFIQFWTAGMAAETVARLSDGPSDARKKLYGAIFDMPEAYRRLPLADFPPGTVPGLMDHYQTWLKHPSLDEYWESVRIESKYEQIDTAALHIGGWYDIFLEGTLRNFIGMQKRGKSTWARQKQRLIVGPWLHGMFEREVGEQDFGPGALPDALDLGGQHLQWFDHCLQDQPDDGSPVRLFVMGSNIWRNENEWPLARAVATRYYLTSDGAANSLRGDGQLTTQPPTHATNDKFLYDPERPVPTCGGCTLMAGPLSAGPRDQRAVEERDDVLVYTSAPLNAPLEVTGMVEAVVYAATDARDTDFTAKLVDVAPDGRAINLCDGIIRARYRNSLRRAELLEPGKIYEYRILLGSTSFVFAPGHRIRLEVSSSNFPRFDRNLNTGGDTATDTIGRPAVQHVFHGGTQASHVVLPVVPQK
- a CDS encoding heme-binding protein, which gives rise to MALTLELAEKFIAAAKAKAVKEGWGMSLAVVDPTGHLVAFARMDNARWLTASVAPSKAFTAATLRRTSSEVAELAKQRPQLVESIANLAGRPLLLAGGGLPLIVKGELLGGVGASGGTEEQDVECAKAGLAAIGAA